The proteins below come from a single Ochotona princeps isolate mOchPri1 chromosome 6, mOchPri1.hap1, whole genome shotgun sequence genomic window:
- the LOC131477937 gene encoding RCC1 domain-containing protein 1-like — protein MAEQRPGAWFGFGFCGFGQALGRGRGPQVSSPEPLPGGAAVRCVSAAWSYTAVVTRGGRVELSGSASGAADGCRAVWASEGLLVVLGGGPGPEEAELLQAWAPESALRGEPLWAQKVLRESEAQAGLRARRLELGAEHALLLDTQDQVFSWGGGGWR, from the exons ATGGCCGAGCAGCGGCCGGGGGCCTGGTTCGGCTTCGGTTTCTGCGGCTTCGGACAGGCGCTGGGCCGCGGGCGCGGGCCGCAGGTGTCCAGCCCGGAGCCGCTGCCCGGGGGCGCCGCCGTCCGCTGCGTGAGCGCCGCCTGGAGCTACACGGCCGTCGTGACCC GTGGAGGCCGCGTGGAGCTGTCGGGCTCGGCGAGCGGCGCGGCCGACGGCTGCAGGGCCGTGTGGGCCTCCGAGGGGCTCCTCGTGGTGTTGGGCGGCGGGCCGGGCCCCGAAGAAGCCGAGCTGCTGCAGGCCTGGGCGCCCGAGTCGGCGCTGCGCGGGGAGCCCCTCTGGGCCCAGAAGGTGCTGCGGGAGAGCGAGGCCCAGGCCGGGCTGCGGGCgcgcaggctggagctgggcgcTGAGCACGCGCTGCTCCTGGACACCCAGGACCAGGTGTTCTCctggggcgggggcgggtggCGGTGA